Proteins from a single region of Hermetia illucens chromosome 3, iHerIll2.2.curated.20191125, whole genome shotgun sequence:
- the LOC119652194 gene encoding malate dehydrogenase, mitochondrial-like has translation MASADISHIDTTRNVKGYVGTEQVADCFKGVDGIVIPTGVPRKPGRPQDGLFNTNAGIVRNLTFTIADNCPKALIVIITNHVNSCVPIAAEVLKSKGKYYPRRLFAVSTLDIVRGRKFISDSCKVDVNTVDIPVIGGYSGVTIIPVTSQCKLKVSFSQLDLGKITVQIQEAGTEDVKTKAGARRGLKRFSSVPVPQNSE, from the coding sequence CCGATATTTCCCACATCGATACAACCAGGAATGTAAAGGGATACGTTGGAACAGAGCAAGTTGCTGATTGTTTCAAAGGCGTCGATGGAATTGTTATCCCAACGGGCGTGCCACGAAAGCCTGGAAGGCCTCAAGATGGTTtgttcaacaccaatgctggtatcgttcgcAATTTGACTTTTACCATTGCGGACAATTGTCCAAAGGCTTTAATTGTAATTATTACAAATCATGTGAACTCGTGTGTACCAATTGccgcagaagttctaaaatccaaaggaaagtaCTATCCCCGTCGTCTCTTCGCTGTTTCAACTTTGGATATTGTCCGTGGtcgaaaattcatttctgattcatgtaaagttgatgtgaataccGTTGATATTCCGGTGATCGGTGGATATTCTGGTGTTACAATTATTCCGGTGACATCACAATGCAAACTAAAAGTATCGTTTTCGCAGCTCGACCTTGGGAAAATCACAGTACAAATCCAAGAAGCTGGCACAGAAGATGTGAAGACTAAGGCTGGAGCGAGAAGAGGGCTGAAGCGATTTTCGTCTGTCCCCGTTCCGCAGAACAGCGAGTGA